From Methylophaga thalassica:
TGTATTAGCCTCTTTAGGAAGTACAGTCACGATGCTTGAGCAAAGCCCAGTGATAAGTTTGCTGATTGAGGATGCATTACAACAAGAAGAGATGGACGATGAGGTGAGACTCATCACTCAGCGAATGACTATCCATCATGCCAATGCCATCGATTTTTTATCGACTGTACAGGAACGTCCTGATGTCATTTATATGGATCCCATGTACCCCAGCCGGGATAAATCGGCCTTAGTGAAAAAAGAGATGCAGGCGCTACACCAGCTTATCGGACCAGATACAAATAGTGAAAAATTACTCTCGGTGGCGAGACAGGTAGCTCTGCGTCGAGTTGTGGTGAAACGTCCCAAAAGTGCTGAGTTTGTTGGCAATCAGAAGCCAAGCGCCAGTATTCAGAGTAAAAATACCCGCTACGATCTCTACGTCAATAGCTAGATTATTTCTGCCGAGCCTGCTTATCCATAGCTCTGAGTCGCTCTAATTTCTCTGCTATTTTTATTTCCAGGCCACGATTAACCGGTTGATAATATTCCCGCTCACGCATTGACTCAGGGAAATAGGTTTCCCCAATAGCATAAGCATCAGGCTCATCATGTGCATAACGATACTCTCTGCCATAGCCCAGCTCTTTCATCAATTTGGTGGGCGCATTACGTAAATGTACCGGTACTTCAGCCGAGCCATGGGTTTTGGCATCATGCATAGCAGCTTTAAAAGCGGTATACACCGCATTACTTTTGGGGGCACAGGCTAGATAAACAACTGCTTGAGCTATCGCCAGTTCGCCTTCCGGACTACCGAGT
This genomic window contains:
- a CDS encoding class I SAM-dependent methyltransferase, with protein sequence MDSLLPPLNNALDSLVAVTSAALPRAKLLETKLSVPIKALDKSFVQLLVEEQRLSLQVPDIGKPVFIDFSSGKYDHRRKFGGGKGQPLAKAVGMKQGHNPKIIDATAGFAKDAFVLASLGSTVTMLEQSPVISLLIEDALQQEEMDDEVRLITQRMTIHHANAIDFLSTVQERPDVIYMDPMYPSRDKSALVKKEMQALHQLIGPDTNSEKLLSVARQVALRRVVVKRPKSAEFVGNQKPSASIQSKNTRYDLYVNS